The Phlebotomus papatasi isolate M1 chromosome 3, Ppap_2.1, whole genome shotgun sequence genomic sequence TGTTGAGATTTTTAAAGATTAGACTGGTGAAGAACATTAAATTCTTAGTCTAGTTAGTATCTGTCTCAATCTCATCCAGAATGGAAGTGGTAATACGTTCTGTGAGAATCCTCTCGAGAGCCCAGAAAATTCCTAAAGTAATCCGATGGTGTCATACAAAGTCCAGTGGATTGAGTTACATTCACAATGTGGGGAAGTATCCTCTGGTCTACAGGACAATTGGCCAGGAGTTGAGTCGCGTGGCGAGTGAATTTGGTGATCGTGAGGCTTATGTTTGTGTCGAGGAGGGCAAGAGGTTCACctatggtcagttaaaaatggAAGCAGATCGATTGGCAGCAGGATTTCAAGCCATCGGTCTGGCCAGAGGAGATCGCCTTGGAATCTGGGCACCCAATGTTGCCATGTGGCCAGTTGTGATGTTCGCAGCTGCAAGAGCTGGACTCATCCTTGTGGCCCTCAATCCAGCCTACGAAGCTCCAGAGATGGAGTACTGCATGCAGAAGGTCGGGATCAAGGCTCTGGTGACCTCAGAGACCTTCCGTAACAGACATTACTACGAGAAGCTCCTGCAGATTGTCCCAGATCTGGACAAATTTTCTCCAGGACAGATTCACAGCAAGAAACTTCCTTTCCTCCAAAGTGTAATAATTAACTCGGAGAAAAACTTCCCGGGTGCCCTACGACTTTCCGATGTTGAATCTTTGGCCACAGCTTCCCAAATCATTCAAATTGAGGATCAGCAGAAAAGTATCAGTCCAGATAGTGGATTCACCATTCTCTTTACTTCCGGGACAACGGGAATGCCAAAAGCTGCTCTCTTGAAGCATTTTGGCATAGTTAACAATGCTATGGATGTTGGGAGGCGCAATGAattggaaaataagaaaatctgtATGCAAGTTCCATTCTTTCATGTATTTGGAATATCACTAACCATCATGGCTAGTTTATCTACCCAAGCAAATGTTGTTCTTCCATCGATTGTCTATAACCCAGATAAATCTCTTCTTGCGATTAGAAATGAAGAATGTCAAGTGATTTATGGTACCCCAACGATGTACGTGGACTTAGTGAACAAACAGAGCGAAAGAATGTTTGATCTTAAAGCAGAAATTGCGGTGACTGGAGGAGCACTGTGCTCTCCGCAGCTCTGCATGGAGATAAAGGACGTATTGGgattaaaaaaagtaaaggTATGCTAATCTTTCTTTTGATTTCTGTCTCCGGATTCTCAATTATCATAAGCtttttagaggaattttagtttgtccaaatcggttgagaaactaGAAAATGACCTTGAAGAAACCTTGAAAGGATTTCTCAAGGTCAACGAAAAAAGCTCAATAGGAAAAGGGAATGCGATTGCTTCTTCTTTataagattaaataaataaaaattaacaagtaaaaaaacacagaaaactaTAAGAGActtcagagcagaagtggtctcctttgtatgcatttccatATTAAAACGGTCCACTTCTCCTCTAAACGTCTCATAAAAAACTAGCCCCCGgcgaattgtttttttttatatggagctgtttgaagccaactcacaaattggtcagaaactcagcttatacttctcagaacaagaccgcatttagacagatataggggagaccggggaggtttgggacaggggtagtgtgggacaaggcgattttttcaataaatttttgaaataaatgggatttaaccattactgtatcgtaggcaatattaagatgtatcttgactaaaagaatagatatcctcagttttattgttttaattctatgagcattttttaaaaaattgataaaaattgtattttttgattacTCAGTTTTTTGCTCtctgtattttatatcagcgatatataatcaaaacttttttatctcattaggtagcagtgtaatctgggaacatatttttataaaagtttcagagattatatgCTCTTGTTTTTtccttaaaggttttaaataccaaaactacacgcggggatgtttgggacacctgaaaggggatgaatgggacgttgattttcgacaagattgtaggtgccgtgcaattttttattgtcaaaatgaggAGTAATACCCAGTTTCTACTGGTAATTTCCCttttgtgcaaactttaccagttgagcagttgTCTACAGTGACAATTAAACCACCAATGTCTttggaatcaataatttattctccAGAGGCCATTCGacccgttaaaaactattttctcgaaaatttctcgagcagtatcctctacaattctcacaagttctccAGGAAAGGGCAAGACGAgagctttttcagagaaataaggaaaaccCAGGTAACATGCAGTTGtcataaaatcaaacaggaatccgtcaataAGTTCAAGactaaaagttgcaagaaaatctacttgcgtgaggaatttgatgatcatgattgcaatacttagaataaaacagcaaaaaaagtagatggaaaataataagaaattgctttaaataactgattaacaataaatgactctactgtacaaattagattgatattaatttctaagtatgaaaaaaaatattaaacatttttatttctactagaaatatttttaatctagtatttaaaattatttaacgtgttccaataatgcaaattatgcgagaaaaaacgcgtcccaaacatcctcttttgcgtcccatactgccccaaatcggggaggtttgggacaaagcgtcaagttaaatgttttatcttctccaaaaAAAGTCAAcagttttccaagttctatcgagtactttttataaagtcaatacccataagtatcctatagaccgcataaaattgtaatacactatcgtgattttttggaatactgtctcaaagtcaaaacatgaaaaagtgtcccaaacctccccggtctcccctatagtatATTTGTTCCTCTTTGCAAGGAACagagtcctgtgtacaaggcacacctcaattttgacatgtatcgtgtaacggtcacgagtgcggaaaaattcccatacgcatttttgtatgtgaaagtaagaaaatggcttcaactttgaaggccacttacCGGAGACTAATATAAAAAGAACATTAAGCTTTAGACGTCCTTGACACACttccgacttaagccgagagacgggcttagtggaaaatgataaaaatgtgGTTTAAAGGGTTTAAATATTATTTCGAATGTAGTTACGCTAagacgtctctcggctaatcctcaggcctGTCAAGGCCATAGTTAATCTTAACTCTTCCCTAGTGATTtcaaataaccgggtttttagtatagacggttaaccggttttggaagGGTTTGAAACCGGTAGACCGGTTTCAAACTTAGGATTacattatggaattttgagcaatttttcaaaacttgaactttgatgtaatatttaactcataaatatattctttttctcaattaatttagaaattatttattttatagcttcattttgtatttaaaattagtACAGGACATTTCAGGATAATTCAGGATAATTAATGGgagttttttaaaataatattgcacCGTGGAAAAGCTAGTGCAATGTAGCTTTCcgtaaaaataactattttttcatacaatttaaatttcttaaaaacgtTGTCATTTTTGATAATCTTCCATGAggaattacttaaaaattttattctagatctcgaaaaattaaaaaaaaagaattttatagagaatgttttaacgaacaaaccgaaagagttttcctctttatttttaaaatcctatgaCTCGTTAAATGTTAAActtaagtttagaaaatttgaatcgttcgcaaaaatattttaaaaaaaggatAGTACCAAGATTTTTTGCTGCTtataaatatttgctaaaatctTGACAAAGTATTGTCAAAATTATActgttttcaacaaaaaaaatgcagatttttcgatcgggaatggtttctaaagtcaattttttagATTATTCTCTACAGAAAATGTAACCGATGtataatttttgttatttatatatcatgaaaatcatgattataatttacacaaaattcacaaataatttcattgaaaaaattccataggcattttgaagaaaaaagaaataaaagggacagataatcctaaccggcttatgtaggtgagattcttaacgtgagctaactcggagtgcatgcaaattcgatttagagctgaagttgggagacgccattcagttatcttgaataaaattcgtgaaattatacaaattttgtatttaaaccaaaatatcaaggatttggatgaactggcacaaaagtgatatatgggtgaaatgtagaccagaatgttctctataattttgctgtagaacatgatctcatcgattaatcagaagccaagataagcgaggttttttgtttcttaacttgttttttcatccagagtgccccaagtagtcatttgttgaacttcaactatatcaaagaattgttgtattttgtgggactttccatttaaaaccatattttaagtatgtctttgtggagtagaggcagtcaaattggcatctgagtgatttcaaagcgttattatgggaaaaatcatttttttcacacttaaacggcaaaatcggagtgatagcgtagtctgagcggaaaatgatgtatggacgaaatgtagagacaaatgtgctctacaattatgttgaagtaataatcaaaatcggttcagcgacagtcgagataattgaggttatgtgatattgaaattgttttttcgactgtggcgcccctggtgttggtcccacgaagtttaaatattctagaaagttgtagcatttggtgagatctttcgtttaagccctcattcatcaaaatcggtcacatagaaccggagatatgattttttgaatttcgtgaactttgacccctcatatctccggttctattgaaaccacagcgcacatacgcaccattttggaaacgtcctagactggactacaacatactaaaatttcattaacttgcacaatgccgtttttgagaaaagtgactttgaatttcgatgaattttgacgctatcacagcgccacctgtggtgactttttgaacttccatctgaaagtgctcgtcgagacgaaaccaaaaaggtaaaatttaggtcgatatgttaattagaaccggagatagaggccggtcaatgttcgaactttgaccccttatagctcgggtcagaggttatggatcgacttaaggttttttttgtttgataggtataatcaacggctacaacatactaaaatttcagcccgatacacaatggaatttttgagttatttaacttataagatttaaaaattttctttttaataatagcgcccctagcggtggttttatgaacttgcgatgttagaaggggaagtggcatttcacgagagctttccaaaaagccctcactttttaaattctgacaattagaaccggagttatggccattttaagaaattttttttggacccttatagctcgggtcaggggggtcaggggaccttaagtttggtattgatggaaagctctaaggcccagctataacatactaaaatttgagcccgttcgatgccataggggcggagctattgagaaaacaaaaaaaggggggtcttcaaaatggcggaaggaggggtggggggtggggggtcaatgcaccaagttgcaattttcacccgatatataacctttgccgaaaaccgcaagtcgatatcttttttagtttaggagctattaagctccaaagagcggccggccggccggccgggaacgtaaattagccacatatatattcgtgatcaggaagtgctgaaacacattttggccaaatttgaggtcgatcggacgacatgaaattttgttaggattatagtaggtgagattgttaagaatctcacctaataaaaggAAACCTTTGTTGTTTTTTACTCCAAATGGTTGAGAAACTAATAAATACCAGATTTTCTGGtaatttaaaagatatttttacaaaaattatacaagaaaaaaatgatacaaaatacgttttttacaaagattttacAAGAATATTGTGTAACAATCTTGATGAATTTGGGATAAGAAGATATGCAGTTAAAAGATAGCAAGATTTAATAAGAATCTTTATGATGACATGGAGAGGTAAACATCTTGGTATTTTTCCacataaaaccatattttacaagattgtactaaatcgtttacaatttttttctcagtatacaattgattttttggtctggtaaatatttaactaagattaaggatgaaatattttgaagtgAAGAAGTCCTGATATAATTTcctatagggtaagatggggtaattcggaatcatgcctattttggaattttgaggttttatcattgtttcagatggtcaaagagaaaaagaaaaccatgaaGAAGGACAAGACCGTACATTCGAGATATTTATTTAGGACCTTTGTacgttaattattttaatttattgcgaATCCTTTCCTATTTACAAATTTCCTTGGAGCAAGTCAGTTTACGGAATGACAGAAAAATCCGGTGTGAGCTTCAATACCCTTCCGGATGACACAGATGATCAGGTCCTGGAGTCAGTTGGACACGTTCAGGACAACATTGAGGTGAAGGTGATTGACAATGAGGGAAATCTGGTGCCTTTTGGAGTGCCAGGAGAGCTCTGTGTCCGCGGATACTTCACAATGTTGGGCTACTGGGACGATGAGGAAAAGACCAGGGAGACACTGGGAAAGGATGGATGGCTGAGGACTGGAGATCAGTTTGTGCTACAGGCAGATGGATATGGGAAGATCGTGGGGAGACTGAAGGAGATGATCATCAGGGGAGGAGAGAACATTTTCCCCAAAGAAATTGAGAACTTCCTGGCCACATGCCCTCAAATAGCCGAAGCTCACATCGTGGGCGTTCCGGATGAGCGTCTGGGCGAGGAATTGTGTGCTTTTGTGCGTCTCCGAGCAGAATCTGGCTCCTTCACTGAAAACGACATCAAGGACTTTTGCAAAGGGAAgatttcttttcacaaaatccCAAGATACATTGAAATTGTCACAGACTTCCCCAAAACTCTTTCAGGGAAAATCCAGAAGTTCAAGCTTCAGCAGTGGTATATGGAAAAGCACAGCAAGGACAATATATTAAGAGAACATATTATATGACTTTCTTGTACGTTTAATCACACGGGGAGATTCTCTTATTACATAGATAGACCTATAAGGACACAATAAAGATGTAGCACTAGGACCATCCATGATCGTAGAATAAACtttattacaattaaaaaaataaataaaaatattttttctgtaaaatgcttttaaaataaaataaagaaaaagattaaaatagtttttttttaaattattttatgaatatgtattttcaaaTTGTAATAATAGATAATTGTAATAGTAATAGACAGGTTCTACAGCGTTATAATGATTTCTTAATTCTCAAAAgtagcttaactctttcgtctcctttgggacactgggtacccatggaaacaacaattttttttagactatcttgaatcgataaaaatccgattcttctggataattacaaacaataaggatgtctaaatctATGTCTAaatcggggccaataagtatgataactaacaattacagattgcataaattcgaaaaataattttttcttaaattttcaaaatacttgttcaaactttatgggtactctcgtccctaaaaatctagaggtgaaaTGTAAGTGTTGGGGACCAAGTCCCCTAGGTCAAACAAGAGTTAgtggactgtatttatttttatcaactgAATCACGCGTGGCGGACTGCAAGGACTTGATCAATTTGGCGGTGACTGATTGGCTAATTATACGAATGTTGGTGGTCTCTAAAATATAAACCTACAGttcaattcatttctttaaACTAGATAATTCAATCCTTACTTTAATTTCAAACGGCCTCCGTTTGCTTCCACCAACCTCAAGCTTTTTCACGAGTTTACAacctgtaatttaattaataatttttatcctgacgccattttgaatttctttcaatCGTCTATCAAACCTACCATGTTATAAAACTCTTTATCCTGACTCAGGACCTAGCTTGATCGTTTCCCAAGGAGTTCAGCCAAACCTATACAATAAATACTACTAAATTACATAGGTTTTACCATGATAAAATATCCTAACTTACGCAAATTCCTTTCCCAAAAGAATTACACAACTGCACGTCACGCCACGCTTTTCACAAAAAGACTGACAAATGTGCCGGAAGGGCTTACGTAATAAACCTTCAAATATTTCCGCCAGTTGGCGCTCGCGTTTCCAACAGTAAGGTTATCCTGTCAAttcccgccatttgctttttgacaccaaccttgtaacaaaattccaagcgggagcgacattttagccaatatggccgataattttgacatttggcagcgagcgAGATTgatttcggggaagtttttcctattcttcctgattttggtgaattctgattatcCAGGaagtagccgtactcactatggcgctgttatcttgtaatatcgttatctcgttatctcgttatgttctcgtaatgtattttataaatgaaaaattataaaaagataacagattacggagattacgagataacaacgccat encodes the following:
- the LOC129806088 gene encoding medium-chain acyl-CoA ligase ACSF2, mitochondrial-like, with translation MEVVIRSVRILSRAQKIPKVIRWCHTKSSGLSYIHNVGKYPLVYRTIGQELSRVASEFGDREAYVCVEEGKRFTYGQLKMEADRLAAGFQAIGLARGDRLGIWAPNVAMWPVVMFAAARAGLILVALNPAYEAPEMEYCMQKVGIKALVTSETFRNRHYYEKLLQIVPDLDKFSPGQIHSKKLPFLQSVIINSEKNFPGALRLSDVESLATASQIIQIEDQQKSISPDSGFTILFTSGTTGMPKAALLKHFGIVNNAMDVGRRNELENKKICMQVPFFHVFGISLTIMASLSTQANVVLPSIVYNPDKSLLAIRNEECQVIYGTPTMYVDLVNKQSERMFDLKAEIAVTGGALCSPQLCMEIKDVLGLKKVKSVYGMTEKSGVSFNTLPDDTDDQVLESVGHVQDNIEVKVIDNEGNLVPFGVPGELCVRGYFTMLGYWDDEEKTRETLGKDGWLRTGDQFVLQADGYGKIVGRLKEMIIRGGENIFPKEIENFLATCPQIAEAHIVGVPDERLGEELCAFVRLRAESGSFTENDIKDFCKGKISFHKIPRYIEIVTDFPKTLSGKIQKFKLQQWYMEKHSKDNILREHII